The genomic interval AATGACCGCCAGCCAACTCGACTAGTTCGGGTACCCAATTCCCAGCCAGCATCAGCGGATTGGTCCACTCGATGAGAGCCGCTCTTGGTCGCTTTGCTTTTGGAATAGCCGCGGTCTGGGAGCGAACTTGCTCGATTCGCCGCTGCAAGCCGGCCACTAGTTGCTGTGCCTGCGCAACTGCACCAGTTGCATTGCCTAACTTGCTAATATCATTCAACACGTCTGAGAGCGATTGCGGATTTAGTGAAAACACACGAGTCTTCTGTAATCTAGGATAATTCTGCACAATTTCTAATACGTCCGTATAACTCACCGCACAGACATCACACTGAGCCTGCGTGACAATCAAATCTGGTTGTAATTCTGCCAACAATGCGGTGTAAATTTCATACAGGGGTTTGCCTTCCTGAAACAGCGACTGAACCTGCTGGTCGATTGCACAGCTGGTGGCCGTAGAATCGATATTTGATTGCGTCGCTTTGGGCAACCTTTGGCATTCAAGTGGCCAATCACACTCGTGACTAACTGCGACCACTTGGTCGCCTAGTCCAAGCGCAAATAGCATTTCTGTGCCGGCTGATATTAATGATGCGATGCGCATAAGCATTACACATATGGTATGTTACGGCCAAAAGCTGAATAATAATTCACAAAATCAAAATTCGGGAGCTCCAACATGAAAATGTTCGTTGCCGGACACTGGATTGACAAGCCCGAAAAATTGGAAGTGCATAATCCATTCGACGATTCGGTGGTTGATACCGTGCCGAAAGCAGATCACACCGATGTCGATAAGGCACTGGCTTCAGCCGTGGAGGGGGCCTGCATCATGCGGGCAATGCCGGGCTACGAGCGATTTCAGATGCTTCATGAAGCTGCTCAGTTAATGAAGAAGCAAAGCGCTGAACTTGCACGCACGATTACGCTGGAAGAAGGCAAGCCAATTCTCGAATCGAAAGGCGAAGTTGCGCGCGCGATTGAAACGATGGAGCTTTCTTCGGAAGAAGCCAAACGAATCGGCGGAGAAGTATTGCCAATCGATGGTGCGAGTAACGGCGCGGGCAAATTGGCCTTTACATTGCGGGTTCCATGTGGCGTGGTTGTAGCTATTACACCATTTAATTTTCCACTCAACTTGCCATGCCATAAAGTTGGACCAGCGCTTGCAGCAGGCAATGCTGTGATTCTCAAGCCCGCCAGTGACACGCCGTTGGTTGCGTTAAAGCTTGTGGAAATTTTGCTGGAAGCTGGCCTGCCGTCCCAGGCCATATCGTGCCTGACTGGTAGCGGCGGGACGTTGGGCGAAGCCTTATGCACAGATTCGCGCGTGCGAAAAATAAGCTTTACCGGCAGCCGTGACATGGGAGAAAAGATCATCAAGCTAGCTGGACTAAAGCGCGTAACGATGGAATTAGGTGCGAATTGTCCGATGATCGTACTGGAAGATTCTGATCTTGAGGCCGTGGCCGAAGCGATCGCTGTTACTGGCTATTCAAACGCGGGTCAGACTTGTATTTCCACACAGCGGGTATTGGCCCTGCCAACCGTCTATGATGATTTGCTCGATGCTTTGAAACCGAAAGTAGAGGCGTTGAAGCCAGGCAATCCTTTGGAAGAAACAACCAAAATTGGACCGATGATTCGCCGGCGAGATGCTGTGCGAGTGAACCAGTGGCTTGACGAAGCTGTGCGGGGAGGCGCCCGATTGGTAATCGGAGGCAAACATCACGGATCATTTCACGACGCAACCATCGTCGCCGATGTGAAGCCAAGCATGCGAGTAAGTTGCGAAGAATTATTTGGGCCGGCAGTTGCGGTCACTAGTTGTAAAGATATTGACGAAGCCATCCGGATTGCCAATGACACCAACTACGGACTGAGCGCGGCAATTTTTACTCGCGACCTAAACCGTGCATTGCAATTTTGCCGTGAAGTTGATTCAGGCAATTTGCATGTCAACTGGGGCCCTCAATGGCGAGCCGATTTAATGCCCTATGGTGGGCTGAAAGAAAGCGGCATCGGTAAGGAAGGCCCGCGTTATGCTGTCGAGGAAATGACTGAAGTCAAGACAGTCGTGATTCACGGTTTGTGAAAGCGGTGTGAGTAGATCAGACCAATCAATACTTCAAAGAATTAGCATTCCTGCCCCGCCATCCGCAACGAAACTATTTGTTAGGCGATTTATTTTTCGGCGCCGAAGACTTTTCCGGAGCTTTTGGAGATGGCGGCAGCGTGGGCGTCTTTCCTTCGTTCAGATCAATCATATCTTGCAGGACGAAGTTATCCGGAAATTTTGAGCCAGGAATTTTTCCGATCAACTTTTTGTATTTGTTGATTTCATCGACCAGGTCGTCAGCCATGATACTGCTTAATCGCAGCACTGGATATTGATCTAGGGCAAGTCGCCACTTCGCAAATGCTTCTTCATATAGTTTTTTAGCGTCGAATAACTTGGTGTCTTTATAAGCTTGATCGGCCTGATAGAGCCGCTCACGGGCCAGTAAACAATCTTCCGTTGGTTCGGCCTGGCAACGCGCCCACCAATATTTGTAATTGACGATGTCGCGGTATGTATCGATCGTGTTTATTTTGTGATCAATTTCAATTAAATTATCATTCAATTTTCTGGCTTCTGGCCTCGATTCCACCGGGGCTTGCAGAATGACTTCCTCCCAGGCGACTTTGGTTTTGGCTTCCGCCCCACTGGCCGCCACGTTTTCCTCCGCAGTGCGGTCTGCCGGCTTTTTTGCCAATGCTTT from Pirellulales bacterium carries:
- a CDS encoding ABC transporter substrate-binding protein: MRIASLISAGTEMLFALGLGDQVVAVSHECDWPLECQRLPKATQSNIDSTATSCAIDQQVQSLFQEGKPLYEIYTALLAELQPDLIVTQAQCDVCAVSYTDVLEIVQNYPRLQKTRVFSLNPQSLSDVLNDISKLGNATGAVAQAQQLVAGLQRRIEQVRSQTAAIPKAKRPRAALIEWTNPLMLAGNWVPELVELAGGH
- a CDS encoding aldehyde dehydrogenase family protein, giving the protein MKMFVAGHWIDKPEKLEVHNPFDDSVVDTVPKADHTDVDKALASAVEGACIMRAMPGYERFQMLHEAAQLMKKQSAELARTITLEEGKPILESKGEVARAIETMELSSEEAKRIGGEVLPIDGASNGAGKLAFTLRVPCGVVVAITPFNFPLNLPCHKVGPALAAGNAVILKPASDTPLVALKLVEILLEAGLPSQAISCLTGSGGTLGEALCTDSRVRKISFTGSRDMGEKIIKLAGLKRVTMELGANCPMIVLEDSDLEAVAEAIAVTGYSNAGQTCISTQRVLALPTVYDDLLDALKPKVEALKPGNPLEETTKIGPMIRRRDAVRVNQWLDEAVRGGARLVIGGKHHGSFHDATIVADVKPSMRVSCEELFGPAVAVTSCKDIDEAIRIANDTNYGLSAAIFTRDLNRALQFCREVDSGNLHVNWGPQWRADLMPYGGLKESGIGKEGPRYAVEEMTEVKTVVIHGL